One stretch of Flavobacterium sp. 9 DNA includes these proteins:
- a CDS encoding FecR family protein codes for MTSELIYKYLSNEASEQEVQSLFDWIDASEENKKHFISLKKTWALTSLSDTITTESVSVISMKPKNNAVQYLKYAAVFLVLFGLGKLAFDFSQKTKSSKEIVLELADGTSEIITKSNQTQVINDKGSLIAKKFPNHIIYFGKVQDQKVVYNTLKVPYGKRFKLTLSDGTIVSLNSGTTFRYPEQFGINGKRNVFLTGEAFFEVAKDKQHPFIVNANKVDIEVLGTKFNISAYPENPTVNSTLIEGSIKMYEVENKENLVLLVPNQMATWQNNAKKITTKAVDPSFYSAWTKGELAFKDTPFSTIAKIIQRTYDVEIINENTVLAKQNFTGTIKISESSVENILELLKRDTPFNYSIEENTITITNPSITK; via the coding sequence ATGACATCGGAACTTATTTATAAATATCTTTCTAATGAAGCTTCAGAACAAGAAGTTCAATCTCTTTTTGATTGGATTGATGCTTCTGAAGAAAACAAAAAGCACTTTATATCTTTAAAGAAAACTTGGGCTTTAACATCTCTTTCGGATACAATTACAACTGAATCGGTTTCGGTAATTTCGATGAAACCAAAGAATAATGCAGTTCAGTATTTAAAATATGCTGCAGTATTTTTAGTTTTATTCGGATTAGGAAAACTGGCTTTCGACTTTAGTCAAAAAACAAAATCATCAAAAGAAATTGTTTTAGAATTAGCGGATGGAACTTCTGAAATCATCACAAAAAGTAATCAAACTCAAGTTATAAACGACAAAGGAAGTTTGATCGCAAAGAAATTTCCAAACCATATTATTTACTTCGGAAAAGTTCAGGATCAGAAAGTGGTTTATAATACGCTTAAAGTTCCATACGGAAAACGCTTTAAACTTACGCTTTCTGACGGAACGATTGTGAGTTTAAATTCCGGGACAACTTTTCGTTATCCGGAACAATTTGGTATCAACGGTAAAAGAAATGTATTCTTAACCGGTGAAGCTTTTTTTGAAGTTGCAAAAGACAAACAGCATCCGTTTATTGTAAACGCTAATAAGGTTGATATTGAAGTTCTTGGAACAAAATTTAATATCAGTGCATATCCTGAAAACCCAACGGTTAATAGTACTTTGATCGAAGGAAGTATTAAGATGTACGAGGTTGAGAACAAAGAAAATTTGGTTTTACTTGTACCAAATCAAATGGCAACCTGGCAAAATAACGCTAAAAAAATTACAACAAAAGCAGTTGATCCAAGTTTTTATTCGGCATGGACAAAGGGCGAACTTGCTTTTAAAGATACTCCATTTTCAACGATCGCTAAAATAATTCAACGTACTTACGATGTCGAAATCATCAACGAAAATACTGTTTTGGCCAAACAGAATTTTACCGGTACGATTAAAATTAGTGAATCAAGTGTCGAAAACATTTTAGAACTTCTAAAACGTGACACGCCATTTAATTATTCGATCGAAGAAAATACTATTACTATTACCAATCCTTCCATAACTAAATAA
- a CDS encoding RNA polymerase sigma-70 factor, which translates to MNINNSFELNLFESFKEGDETAFTYFYDKYFRRITAFSVQFIYDKDEAENLAQEAFLHLWQSRETVESINGIQSFLYTYAKSKCLNMIRHNKVKDKFKSEVLNQKERELDIEILNSVQFDTLELTELERLIQESISDLPPKTREVFIKKRFENKKNAEIAEEMQVSLKAVEAHMTKALKILKTKLSDYLFLIFILICNN; encoded by the coding sequence ATGAACATTAATAACAGTTTCGAATTAAATCTTTTTGAATCTTTCAAAGAAGGAGACGAAACTGCTTTCACTTATTTCTACGACAAATACTTCCGTCGAATTACCGCTTTTAGTGTTCAATTTATTTACGATAAAGATGAAGCCGAAAATCTCGCGCAAGAAGCTTTTTTGCATTTATGGCAAAGCAGAGAAACTGTAGAATCGATAAACGGAATACAATCTTTCTTGTACACTTATGCAAAATCGAAATGTCTGAACATGATTCGCCATAATAAAGTAAAGGATAAATTTAAAAGTGAAGTTTTAAATCAGAAAGAACGTGAATTGGATATCGAAATCTTAAATTCGGTACAATTTGATACTTTAGAATTAACGGAATTAGAACGTTTAATTCAGGAATCAATAAGCGATCTTCCGCCAAAAACCAGAGAAGTTTTTATAAAAAAGCGTTTCGAGAATAAAAAAAATGCAGAAATAGCCGAAGAAATGCAAGTATCGCTAAAAGCCGTTGAAGCCCACATGACAAAGGCTTTGAAGATTTTAAAAACCAAATTATCGGATTATTTATTCTTAATTTTTATCCTTATTTGTAATAATTAA
- a CDS encoding DUF3526 domain-containing protein, whose amino-acid sequence MLALLFKNFIRSKGTKIGLIFLLIICFISLLIGQQFQQKQQNNITEAAIYQKEHIARNAAFHKDEIGLLLYYIKFSLVNKTLPINSLAIGQRDVNPSIQSVTIRGLEAQKYDSELNNPNNLLSGNIDFGFVLIYLFPLLIIAFSYNLISEEKESGTWKIVATQSQNTFLYILKLFYIRILTLIALLTIVLFIAILFLNIPFNQALFTFYTIAILYILFWFAVSFFIVSLQQHSNFNAVILLTIWLFLIIILPATINTYIVNKYPIPEALELTVKQRNAYHEKWDMDKKITMDKFYNHYPQFKHYPLPNAEFSWLWYYAMQQAGDDDSAKQSRELESKLQQRNKASQLIAQFIPTLHTQIQLNEIAKSDIGNQLLFLKETKHFHEKLRLYFYPKIFDNAAVNKENWSKFKVETFSDPSEISFMKAFLPLLLFNLLLIGFGWRNFKSNII is encoded by the coding sequence ATGTTAGCATTACTTTTTAAAAATTTCATCCGATCAAAAGGAACCAAAATTGGGCTGATATTTCTATTGATTATCTGTTTTATAAGTCTTTTAATTGGACAACAGTTTCAACAAAAACAACAAAATAATATCACCGAAGCGGCAATTTATCAAAAAGAACATATTGCGAGAAATGCTGCTTTTCACAAAGACGAAATTGGACTTCTACTCTATTATATCAAGTTTTCTTTGGTCAATAAAACATTGCCAATTAATAGTTTGGCAATTGGTCAGCGCGATGTAAATCCGTCGATTCAAAGTGTTACAATTCGTGGTCTTGAAGCTCAGAAATATGATTCAGAACTCAATAATCCGAATAATCTTTTGTCCGGAAATATCGATTTTGGCTTTGTATTGATTTACCTTTTTCCACTTTTGATTATTGCTTTCTCTTATAATTTGATTTCGGAAGAAAAAGAAAGCGGAACCTGGAAAATTGTCGCGACTCAAAGCCAAAACACTTTTCTATACATTTTGAAGTTATTTTATATTCGAATTTTAACCTTGATTGCGTTATTGACGATCGTACTTTTTATAGCAATATTGTTTCTGAATATTCCATTTAACCAAGCACTTTTTACTTTTTACACAATAGCAATTCTCTACATTCTTTTTTGGTTTGCCGTAAGCTTTTTTATCGTTTCATTACAACAACATTCGAACTTTAATGCGGTTATTTTATTGACGATTTGGTTGTTTCTAATTATCATTTTACCAGCAACAATCAACACTTATATTGTCAATAAATATCCAATTCCCGAAGCTCTCGAATTGACTGTAAAACAACGAAATGCTTATCATGAAAAATGGGATATGGATAAAAAAATCACGATGGATAAATTCTACAATCATTATCCACAATTCAAGCATTATCCTTTGCCAAACGCCGAGTTTAGCTGGCTTTGGTATTATGCGATGCAACAAGCGGGCGACGACGATTCGGCAAAACAATCGAGAGAATTAGAGTCTAAATTGCAACAACGAAACAAAGCAAGCCAATTGATTGCGCAATTTATTCCCACTTTACATACTCAGATTCAATTGAACGAAATTGCTAAATCCGACATAGGAAATCAGCTTTTGTTTTTGAAAGAAACCAAGCATTTTCATGAAAAACTCCGTTTGTATTTCTATCCAAAAATCTTCGATAATGCAGCTGTAAATAAAGAAAACTGGTCTAAATTTAAAGTTGAAACATTTAGTGATCCTTCAGAAATAAGTTTTATGAAAGCGTTTTTGCCTTTATTACTTTTCAATTTATTGTTGATTGGTTTTGGATGGAGGAATTTTAAAAGCAATATTATTTAA
- a CDS encoding DUF3526 domain-containing protein, whose translation MKSLHIEILIAKHLKNSVFKNKAVFIITLFIGLILLYAAFSGWENYTNQNETSEKYQHESREDWLRNPDKNPHRMAHYGNFAFRKSTPLSVFEFGMEPFFGNAIFLEAHKQNTANFSEAGFSNSMLRFGEISIAMVLQVLLPLLIFFLGFNSVAAERENGTLKLLLSQGINWKQLLIGKTLGIASVIMMLFLPTIIVLVFIWLLLQNFSISADETIKMVLFILFHFIYLMFFCVISVLISASSKTSKKALISLIGIWLVFTIILPRTTQAIGAYIYEAPSKIPFNSDIEKDILKQGDSHNPNDLHYKAIKDSLLRIYKVNSVQKLPFNYSGFIMTEGEKISSKIYNQHLENLLKVYEKQNSFSKTISFINPYIAIKNLSMGLSNTDYDSYIDFQKQAEDYRYTMAQKMNALQVKYISNNKPKPTDKPLTIGKEHWADLEEFHYEPKGIQDVLKSEIIALISIFLWIILLFIFIRIAAKNLKAI comes from the coding sequence ATGAAATCATTACACATAGAAATTTTAATCGCCAAGCATTTAAAGAACTCGGTATTTAAGAATAAAGCGGTATTTATTATCACGCTTTTTATTGGTCTTATTTTGCTTTATGCTGCGTTTTCGGGTTGGGAAAATTATACCAACCAAAACGAAACCAGCGAGAAATACCAACATGAATCAAGAGAAGACTGGTTGAGAAATCCAGATAAAAACCCACATAGAATGGCGCATTACGGAAATTTTGCCTTCAGAAAAAGTACGCCTTTGAGTGTTTTTGAATTTGGAATGGAACCGTTTTTTGGAAATGCAATATTTCTGGAAGCGCACAAACAAAATACAGCCAATTTCTCTGAAGCGGGATTTTCAAATAGTATGCTTCGTTTTGGAGAAATCAGTATTGCGATGGTTTTGCAGGTTTTATTGCCTTTATTGATCTTTTTCTTAGGCTTTAATTCGGTCGCAGCCGAAAGAGAAAACGGAACCTTAAAACTGCTTTTAAGTCAGGGAATCAATTGGAAACAGCTTTTAATTGGTAAAACATTAGGAATTGCTTCTGTTATTATGATGCTTTTTCTGCCAACAATTATCGTACTTGTTTTTATCTGGTTATTACTTCAAAATTTTAGCATTTCTGCCGATGAAACAATCAAAATGGTATTATTTATTCTCTTTCATTTTATCTATCTGATGTTCTTTTGCGTTATTTCCGTTTTAATTTCGGCGTCAAGCAAAACATCAAAAAAAGCGCTGATTTCATTGATTGGAATTTGGCTGGTTTTCACGATAATTCTGCCAAGAACCACTCAGGCAATCGGAGCTTATATTTATGAAGCGCCTTCTAAAATACCATTCAATAGCGATATTGAGAAAGATATTCTGAAACAAGGCGACAGTCATAATCCAAATGATTTGCATTATAAAGCTATTAAAGATTCGCTTTTGCGTATTTACAAAGTCAATTCTGTACAGAAACTTCCTTTTAATTATTCGGGATTTATTATGACCGAAGGCGAGAAAATAAGTTCTAAAATTTACAATCAGCATTTAGAAAATCTATTGAAGGTTTATGAAAAGCAAAACAGTTTTTCTAAGACGATTTCTTTTATAAATCCGTACATCGCAATCAAAAATTTATCGATGGGATTATCCAATACAGATTATGATTCGTATATCGATTTCCAGAAACAAGCTGAAGATTATCGCTATACAATGGCGCAAAAAATGAATGCATTGCAGGTAAAATATATCAGTAATAATAAGCCAAAACCAACGGATAAACCTCTGACAATTGGCAAAGAACATTGGGCTGATCTCGAGGAATTTCATTATGAACCAAAAGGAATTCAGGATGTTTTGAAATCTGAAATTATTGCGCTTATCTCCATTTTTCTCTGGATTATATTGTTGTTTATTTTCATCCGAATTGCCGCTAAAAACCTTAAAGCCATTTAA
- a CDS encoding TonB-dependent siderophore receptor gives MKHTILMLLVFSSSQFIQSQNINKKVNDSIAQDSIKRNELQTVEIIGRSTKKYNSDYSFAATKTAALNKDIPQSISTITKELIADKGAFYLADAVKMASGVIPASYYNQYTIRGISQNEEGQIVNGMRTRQYYFLQPLTNNIERVEVIKGPSSATFSSVDPGGSINLVTKKPLAVNRKEVSLSVGSFSTLRGTLDFTGPLNESKTLLYRVNGAYQEAKSFRDLVSNKSFLISPSFSYIPNEKTAINTELILSNMTGTLDRGQPIFGAVAGVTNLNQTPISLNLGAPSDFFKSKEMILMTNFTHKFNSKIGFNAQYMKQTWTENLQEHRTTNAFAVDMNNKPVTSLAMMQFVQRQQYWDIDNLSTYFNFDLKTGKLKHKLLAGYDLSSWNKTKGGGQNAARGYLLKDGTVASTFVAANAANYQTTTIDGVVLPKPNVNYFNLNNPVYTLTSPEDYTLNVRTALPSALTTTNAIYIQDQIQWEKFTFLLGLRNEWFEDITNYETNKELTVKKSALLPRVGLTYAINNEINVYTTYLEGYQPQSNTVTLMPQTGSLPAGSLFDPLESNLKEVGVKATFFNNSISFNAAVYEINQRNILMNANDPANPDLLVTRGAERSRGFECDLAGYITPDWQINASYSYIDAKITNDRDPSLIGARKQNTPKNSANLWTRYNFNSDSGLKDLGVGFGMQYQSSKVPWFTRAFTLPDFTVFDAALYYKPNKSNMQIALNAGNLFNKTYWLGAQNYLRLFPGAPRNFSLTVTYKF, from the coding sequence ATGAAACATACAATTTTAATGCTATTGGTATTCAGCAGTTCGCAGTTTATTCAATCGCAAAACATAAATAAAAAAGTAAACGATAGTATTGCCCAGGATTCTATTAAACGAAATGAACTTCAAACTGTTGAAATCATTGGTCGTTCGACTAAAAAATACAATAGCGATTATTCTTTTGCAGCGACAAAAACGGCCGCTTTGAATAAAGATATTCCGCAATCTATCTCGACAATAACAAAGGAATTAATTGCTGACAAAGGCGCTTTTTATCTTGCTGACGCCGTAAAAATGGCAAGTGGCGTAATTCCGGCGAGTTATTACAATCAATATACCATTCGCGGAATTAGTCAAAACGAAGAAGGTCAGATTGTAAACGGAATGCGAACACGCCAATATTATTTTCTGCAGCCTTTAACCAATAATATCGAACGCGTCGAAGTTATAAAAGGTCCTTCGAGCGCCACATTTTCTTCAGTTGATCCTGGCGGAAGCATTAATTTGGTAACTAAAAAACCTCTGGCAGTTAACCGAAAAGAAGTGAGTTTGAGCGTAGGAAGTTTTAGCACTTTACGCGGAACTCTTGACTTTACAGGACCGCTTAACGAATCTAAAACCTTATTATATCGTGTAAACGGTGCGTATCAGGAAGCAAAATCATTTCGGGATTTGGTGAGTAATAAATCGTTTTTGATTTCTCCATCGTTCAGTTATATTCCGAATGAGAAAACAGCGATTAATACCGAATTGATTTTAAGCAACATGACAGGAACTCTAGATCGCGGACAACCAATTTTTGGCGCTGTTGCCGGAGTTACGAATCTAAATCAAACACCAATTAGCTTAAATCTAGGCGCTCCAAGTGATTTCTTTAAATCGAAAGAAATGATTTTGATGACGAATTTCACTCATAAATTCAATTCTAAAATTGGATTTAATGCCCAATATATGAAACAAACCTGGACCGAAAACCTTCAGGAACACAGAACTACAAATGCTTTTGCGGTCGATATGAACAATAAACCTGTTACAAGTCTGGCGATGATGCAATTTGTACAACGTCAACAATATTGGGACATTGACAATTTGAGTACTTATTTTAATTTTGATTTAAAAACAGGAAAACTAAAACATAAACTACTGGCAGGTTACGATTTAAGCAGTTGGAACAAAACCAAAGGCGGCGGACAAAATGCGGCAAGAGGTTATTTGCTAAAAGACGGAACTGTGGCAAGTACTTTTGTTGCCGCAAACGCTGCCAATTACCAAACGACAACAATTGATGGCGTCGTTTTGCCAAAACCAAATGTCAATTATTTCAATTTAAACAATCCTGTTTACACCTTAACAAGTCCTGAAGATTACACGCTAAATGTCAGAACTGCATTGCCGTCTGCGTTGACGACTACAAATGCAATTTATATTCAGGATCAGATTCAGTGGGAAAAATTCACCTTTTTGTTGGGTTTACGAAACGAATGGTTTGAGGACATTACCAATTATGAAACCAACAAGGAATTGACGGTCAAAAAATCGGCATTGTTGCCACGTGTAGGACTTACGTATGCGATTAACAACGAAATTAATGTCTACACGACTTATCTTGAAGGTTATCAGCCACAATCGAATACGGTGACTTTAATGCCTCAAACGGGAAGTTTACCCGCTGGAAGTCTATTTGATCCCCTTGAAAGTAATCTGAAAGAAGTTGGTGTAAAAGCGACATTCTTTAATAATTCAATAAGCTTTAATGCAGCGGTTTACGAAATCAATCAGCGTAATATTCTAATGAATGCCAACGATCCTGCAAATCCGGATTTATTGGTAACAAGAGGCGCTGAAAGAAGCCGTGGTTTTGAGTGCGATCTTGCGGGTTATATCACTCCGGATTGGCAAATAAATGCTTCGTACAGTTATATAGATGCTAAAATTACTAACGATCGCGATCCTTCATTAATTGGTGCCAGAAAACAAAACACACCAAAAAATAGCGCCAATTTATGGACGCGCTATAATTTTAATTCAGATTCAGGTTTGAAGGATTTGGGCGTTGGTTTTGGGATGCAATATCAAAGCAGCAAAGTGCCTTGGTTTACAAGAGCTTTCACGCTTCCGGATTTCACCGTTTTTGACGCCGCTTTATATTACAAACCCAACAAAAGTAATATGCAAATTGCTTTGAATGCAGGCAATTTATTCAACAAAACATATTGGTTAGGTGCACAGAATTATTTGAGATTATTTCCCGGAGCACCAAGAAATTTCAGCCTTACTGTAACTTATAAATTTTAA
- a CDS encoding ABC transporter ATP-binding protein, whose protein sequence is MLIAENLTKKYGDYVALNKLNLTIKQGEIFALLGQNGAGKTTTINLFLGFIEPTGGELKINNISVIENASKTKEYVAYIPETVMLYPNLSGLENLKFFSSLAGFKYSSGELTYFLSKAGLQLKAHDQNLGGYSKGMRQKVGIAIAIAKRAKVLLLDEPTSGLDPKASNEFSQILKELSADGTAILMATHDIFRAREVATHIGIMKQGNLVTVIEADKISANELENLYLQTV, encoded by the coding sequence ATGCTTATAGCTGAGAATCTTACGAAAAAATACGGCGATTATGTTGCCTTAAACAAATTAAATTTAACCATTAAACAAGGCGAAATCTTTGCGCTTTTAGGTCAGAATGGTGCCGGAAAAACAACAACAATTAATCTCTTTTTAGGTTTTATCGAGCCAACAGGCGGAGAACTTAAAATCAATAATATATCGGTTATAGAAAATGCTTCAAAAACCAAAGAATATGTCGCTTATATTCCTGAAACGGTAATGTTATATCCAAATTTGAGCGGTTTAGAAAACCTGAAATTCTTCTCCTCACTCGCCGGATTCAAATATTCATCTGGAGAATTGACTTATTTTCTCTCAAAAGCTGGTTTACAACTCAAAGCGCACGACCAGAATCTTGGCGGATATTCTAAAGGAATGCGCCAAAAAGTAGGCATTGCCATTGCGATTGCCAAAAGAGCCAAAGTATTATTACTGGACGAACCCACAAGCGGATTAGACCCGAAAGCTTCAAACGAATTTTCTCAAATCCTGAAAGAACTTTCGGCAGACGGAACGGCAATATTAATGGCAACGCACGATATTTTCAGAGCCAGAGAAGTTGCTACACATATTGGAATCATGAAACAAGGCAATTTAGTAACGGTGATCGAAGCTGATAAAATATCGGCAAACGAACTCGAAAACTTGTATTTACAAACTGTATAA